One part of the Pecten maximus chromosome 9, xPecMax1.1, whole genome shotgun sequence genome encodes these proteins:
- the LOC117334963 gene encoding adenylate kinase isoenzyme 6-like isoform X2 encodes MYVMNRTPGTGKSTLASEICQRAALNYVNIGEVAKQGDLYEGWDHIYECQMIDEDRVIDELEEKMGQGGNIVDYHSCEFFPERWFDIVFVLRTDNTILYDRLETRGYKGKKLEDNVQCEIFQTILEEARNSYKEEIVHELFSNTPEELEDNLEKVLSWIEHWKVIH; translated from the exons atgtatgtcatgaACC GTACTCCTGGAACAGGAAAGTCAACACTGGCTTCTGAAATATGTCAGCGAGCTGCTTTAAACTATGTTAATATTGGAGAGGTAGCAAAACAAGGAGACCTGTATGAGGGATGGGACCACATATACGAGTGCCAGATGATCGATGAGGACAgg GTGATTGATGAGTTGGAGGAAAAGATGGGCCAGGGAGGCAACATTGTTGACTATCACAGCTGCGAGTTCTTCCCGGAGAGGTGGTTTGACATCGTCTTTGTTCTGAGGACAGACAACACTATCCTCTATGACCGATTGGAAAcgag GGGCTATAAGGGGAAGAAACTGGAAGACAATGTGCAGTGTGAAATATTCCAAACTATCTTAGAGGAAGCCAGAAACTCATACAAAGAAGAAATCGTACATGAACTTTTCAGTAACACGCCAGAAGAACTAGAAGATAACTTAGAAAAAGTGTTATCCTGGATTGAGCATTGGAAGGTCATTCACTAG
- the LOC117334963 gene encoding adenylate kinase isoenzyme 6-like isoform X1 codes for MAAQAHGPNILITGTPGTGKSTLASEICQRAALNYVNIGEVAKQGDLYEGWDHIYECQMIDEDRVIDELEEKMGQGGNIVDYHSCEFFPERWFDIVFVLRTDNTILYDRLETRGYKGKKLEDNVQCEIFQTILEEARNSYKEEIVHELFSNTPEELEDNLEKVLSWIEHWKVIH; via the exons ATGGCGGCACAAGCACATGGTCCGAACATATTGATTACAG GTACTCCTGGAACAGGAAAGTCAACACTGGCTTCTGAAATATGTCAGCGAGCTGCTTTAAACTATGTTAATATTGGAGAGGTAGCAAAACAAGGAGACCTGTATGAGGGATGGGACCACATATACGAGTGCCAGATGATCGATGAGGACAgg GTGATTGATGAGTTGGAGGAAAAGATGGGCCAGGGAGGCAACATTGTTGACTATCACAGCTGCGAGTTCTTCCCGGAGAGGTGGTTTGACATCGTCTTTGTTCTGAGGACAGACAACACTATCCTCTATGACCGATTGGAAAcgag GGGCTATAAGGGGAAGAAACTGGAAGACAATGTGCAGTGTGAAATATTCCAAACTATCTTAGAGGAAGCCAGAAACTCATACAAAGAAGAAATCGTACATGAACTTTTCAGTAACACGCCAGAAGAACTAGAAGATAACTTAGAAAAAGTGTTATCCTGGATTGAGCATTGGAAGGTCATTCACTAG